One genomic region from Lates calcarifer isolate ASB-BC8 linkage group LG10, TLL_Latcal_v3, whole genome shotgun sequence encodes:
- the tdg.1 gene encoding thymine DNA glycosylase, tandem duplicate 1 isoform X1, translated as MEEKLNGSLPVVSPEYLQQWVQSTQQFHALQAQYSGINMNHQYLYPERKTGESAMAHMANPDPMMDQQEPANLAKPAAKKRGRPAQPKEPKPPKPPKIPKAPKPPKDPNAPKAKPGPKPKKATEAQADGKQEKIDETFKKVKRKIDRFKGMSEEEVMKKTLPDLLEYNLDYVIIGINPGLMAAYIGRWFPGPGNHFWKCLFLSGFTEEQLNHMHDTTLPGKYKMGFTNMVARATPGSKDLSSKELREGGKILVEKLKKYKPLIAVFNGKCIYEMFCRELFGKKPQKLDFGLQPHKIPDCDVALYLMPSSSARCAQFPRAQDKVHFYIKLRELRDQLRGIQRSTDIEEVDYTFNLELAKEDAKRMAIKEEQYDPGYEDAYGGAYVERGPEEGQAPGQTNGHCTFSTGENTEGAQEATTSQTAEGQLPDGQWMTQSFADQIPDISGGPKDGSV; from the exons ATGGAAGAAAAGCTGAATGGATCACTGCCCGTTGTCTCCCCGGAGTATCTTCAACAGTG GGTTCAGTCTACCCAGCAGTTCCACGCTCTCCAGGCCCAGTATTCAGGCATCAACATGAACCATCAGTATCTCTACCCAGAGAGGAAGACGGGAGAGTCAGCCATGGCACACATGGCCAATCCAGATCCCATGATGGATCAACAAGAACCTGCCAATCTGGCAAAAC CTGCAGCAAAAAAGAGAGGCAGACCAGCTCAACCCAAGGAACCCAAACCACCCAAACCACCTAAAATACCCAAGGCACCAAAACCGCCCAAGGACCCAAATGCACCTAAGGCCAAACCCGGTCCTAAACCCAAGAAGGCCACTGAGGCTCAGGCAGATGGAAAGCAAGAGAAGATTGATGAAACCTTCAagaaagtgaagaggaaaaTTGACCGCTTCAAGGGAATGTCAGAAGAGGAAGTCATGAAAAAAACTTTACCAGACCTGCTGGAATACAACCTGGACTATGTTATT ATCGGTATCAATCCAGGGCTGATGGCAGCTTACATTGGACGATGGTTTCCAGGACCTGGAAATCATTTTT GGAAGTGCCTGTTTCTGTCTGGATTTACTGAGGAGCAGCTCAACCACATGCATGACACCACCCTGCCTGGCAAGTACAAAATGGGCTTCACCAACATGGTGGCCAGGGCGACACCAGGCAGTAAAGACCTCTCAAG TAAAGAGTTACGCGAAGGAGGCAAAATTCTCGTAGAGAAGTTGAAGAAATACAAGCCTCTTATTGCTGTTTTCAATGGGAAAT GCATCTATGAAATGTTCTGCAGAGAGTTGTTTGGTAAAAAACCACAGAAGCTTGATTTTGGTTTGCAGCCACACAAGATCCCAGACTGTGATGTG GCTCTGTATCTGATGCCTTCTTCCAGCGCTCGTTGTGCTCAGTTCCCTCGAGCTCAGGACAAAGTCCACTTCTACATCAAGCTGAGGGAGCTCAGGGATCAGCTGAGGGGCATCCAAAGAAGCACTGACATTGAGGAAGTTGACTACACATTCAACCTGGAGTTGGCCAAGG AGGATGCCAAGAGGATGGCGATAAAGGAGGAGCAGTATGATCCTGGTTATGAAGATGCCTATGGTGGAGCATACGTAGAGAGAGGACCTGAGGAGGGCCAGGCCCCGGGTCAGACCAACGGTCACTGTACATTCTCAACTGGAGAAAACACcg AGGGCGCACAGGAGGCCACCACGTCACAAACAGCAGAGGGCCAGCTTCCAGACGGACAGTGGATGACCCAGTCCTTTGCTGATCAGATCCCAGATATTAGTGGTGGACCAAAAGATGGCAGCGTATGA
- the tdg.1 gene encoding thymine DNA glycosylase, tandem duplicate 1 isoform X2, translated as MNHQYLYPERKTGESAMAHMANPDPMMDQQEPANLAKPAAKKRGRPAQPKEPKPPKPPKIPKAPKPPKDPNAPKAKPGPKPKKATEAQADGKQEKIDETFKKVKRKIDRFKGMSEEEVMKKTLPDLLEYNLDYVIIGINPGLMAAYIGRWFPGPGNHFWKCLFLSGFTEEQLNHMHDTTLPGKYKMGFTNMVARATPGSKDLSSKELREGGKILVEKLKKYKPLIAVFNGKCIYEMFCRELFGKKPQKLDFGLQPHKIPDCDVALYLMPSSSARCAQFPRAQDKVHFYIKLRELRDQLRGIQRSTDIEEVDYTFNLELAKEDAKRMAIKEEQYDPGYEDAYGGAYVERGPEEGQAPGQTNGHCTFSTGENTEGAQEATTSQTAEGQLPDGQWMTQSFADQIPDISGGPKDGSV; from the exons ATGAACCATCAGTATCTCTACCCAGAGAGGAAGACGGGAGAGTCAGCCATGGCACACATGGCCAATCCAGATCCCATGATGGATCAACAAGAACCTGCCAATCTGGCAAAAC CTGCAGCAAAAAAGAGAGGCAGACCAGCTCAACCCAAGGAACCCAAACCACCCAAACCACCTAAAATACCCAAGGCACCAAAACCGCCCAAGGACCCAAATGCACCTAAGGCCAAACCCGGTCCTAAACCCAAGAAGGCCACTGAGGCTCAGGCAGATGGAAAGCAAGAGAAGATTGATGAAACCTTCAagaaagtgaagaggaaaaTTGACCGCTTCAAGGGAATGTCAGAAGAGGAAGTCATGAAAAAAACTTTACCAGACCTGCTGGAATACAACCTGGACTATGTTATT ATCGGTATCAATCCAGGGCTGATGGCAGCTTACATTGGACGATGGTTTCCAGGACCTGGAAATCATTTTT GGAAGTGCCTGTTTCTGTCTGGATTTACTGAGGAGCAGCTCAACCACATGCATGACACCACCCTGCCTGGCAAGTACAAAATGGGCTTCACCAACATGGTGGCCAGGGCGACACCAGGCAGTAAAGACCTCTCAAG TAAAGAGTTACGCGAAGGAGGCAAAATTCTCGTAGAGAAGTTGAAGAAATACAAGCCTCTTATTGCTGTTTTCAATGGGAAAT GCATCTATGAAATGTTCTGCAGAGAGTTGTTTGGTAAAAAACCACAGAAGCTTGATTTTGGTTTGCAGCCACACAAGATCCCAGACTGTGATGTG GCTCTGTATCTGATGCCTTCTTCCAGCGCTCGTTGTGCTCAGTTCCCTCGAGCTCAGGACAAAGTCCACTTCTACATCAAGCTGAGGGAGCTCAGGGATCAGCTGAGGGGCATCCAAAGAAGCACTGACATTGAGGAAGTTGACTACACATTCAACCTGGAGTTGGCCAAGG AGGATGCCAAGAGGATGGCGATAAAGGAGGAGCAGTATGATCCTGGTTATGAAGATGCCTATGGTGGAGCATACGTAGAGAGAGGACCTGAGGAGGGCCAGGCCCCGGGTCAGACCAACGGTCACTGTACATTCTCAACTGGAGAAAACACcg AGGGCGCACAGGAGGCCACCACGTCACAAACAGCAGAGGGCCAGCTTCCAGACGGACAGTGGATGACCCAGTCCTTTGCTGATCAGATCCCAGATATTAGTGGTGGACCAAAAGATGGCAGCGTATGA
- the tdg.2 gene encoding G/T mismatch-specific thymine DNA glycosylase isoform X1 gives MDENQYTSLTVPTDYFQQWYQSSQQHPQPQHVMPYHNMGHYAEGPRDEPVMTELSVHREPPLYQEPFYQNSSLAANHYHEPVYQQNIREQQQQQHLTVLHQPQHQHMIQQQELSVQHQPQPAGPPQAVTPVKKKRGRPPKQQAEEGETQEEEDEVEATKKAKRILNRFNGMSVAEVMARTLPDVITYNLDILIIGINPGLLSAFKGHHYPNPGNHFWKCLFLSGLTDEQLNYMHDQSLPEKYSIGFTNMVERTTPGSKDLSSKEIREGGRQLLEKLQKYKPLIAAFNGKGIYEIFCKETFGVKAKNLEFGLQPYKIPETETVCYLMPSSSPRCAQFPRAQDKVHFYIKLKELRDQMKGLVPSREVEETQYSFNLQLAKEDAKRIAIKEEQVDPEYESCSGLNDNPRQSSNVTN, from the exons ATGGACGAAAACCAGTACACATCATTGACGGTTCCCACGgattattttcagcagtg GTACCAGTCCAGCCAGCAGCATCCACAGCCGCAGCATGTGATGCCATATCACAACATGGGCCATTACGCAGAGGGTCCCAGAGATGAGCCTGTCATGACTGAGCTATCAGTCCACCGGGAGCCACCTCTATACCAGGAACCTTTTTACCAGAACTCTTCCCTAGCTGCAAATCACTACCATGAGCCTGTGTACCAGCAGAACAtcagggagcagcagcagcagcagcatcttaCAGTCCTGCATCAACCTCAACATCAACACATGATCCAGCAGCAGGAGCTGAGTGTCCAGCACCAGCCTCAGCCTGCTGGTCCACCTCAAG CTGTGACACcggtgaagaagaagagaggccGGCCTCCTAAACAGCAGGCGGAGGAGGGCGAGacgcaggaggaggaggacgaggttGAGGCCACCAAGAAGGCGAAGAGGATTCTCAACCGCTTCAACGGCATGTCAGTGGCCGAGGTTATGGCCAGAACCCTGCCAGACGTTATTACCTACAATCTTGACATTTTGATT ATTGGAATTAACCCAGGACTATTGTCAGCCTTCAAAGGACACCATTACCCAAACCCAGGAAACCATTTCT GgaaatgtctgtttctctctggtctgaCTGACGAGCAGCTCAACTACATGCATGATCAGAGCCTGCCGGAGAAATACAGCATCGGCTTCACCAACATGGTGGAGAGGACCACGCCTGGCAGCAAGGACCTCTccag TAAAGAGATTCGTGAAGGAGGTCGACAGTTACTGGAGAAGCTACAGAAATACAAGCCCTTAATAGCAGCCTTTAATGGCAAAG gTATTTATGAAATCTTCTGCAAAGAAACCTTTGGTGTGAAGGCGAAGAATCTGGAGTTTGGTCTGCAGCCCTACAAAATCCCAGAAACTGAAACA GTGTGCTACTTGATGCCCTCATCAAGCCCTCGCTGTGCCCAGTTTCCTCGTGCACAGGATAAGGTGCATTTTTACATCAAGTTAAAGGAGCTGAGAGACCAGATGAAAGGCCTGGTACCAAGCCGTGAGGTGGAAGAGACACAGTACTCCTTCAACTTGCAGCTAGCTAAAG AGGACGCCAAGAGGATTGCAATCAAAGAGGAGCAGGTGGATCCGGAGTATGAAAGCTGTAGTGGTCTGAATGACAACCCCAGGCAAAGCAGCAACGTCACCAACTAA
- the tdg.2 gene encoding G/T mismatch-specific thymine DNA glycosylase isoform X3: MYQSSQQHPQPQHVMPYHNMGHYAEGPRDEPVMTELSVHREPPLYQEPFYQNSSLAANHYHEPVYQQNIREQQQQQHLTVLHQPQHQHMIQQQELSVQHQPQPAGPPQAVTPVKKKRGRPPKQQAEEGETQEEEDEVEATKKAKRILNRFNGMSVAEVMARTLPDVITYNLDILIIGINPGLLSAFKGHHYPNPGNHFWKCLFLSGLTDEQLNYMHDQSLPEKYSIGFTNMVERTTPGSKDLSSKEIREGGRQLLEKLQKYKPLIAAFNGKGIYEIFCKETFGVKAKNLEFGLQPYKIPETETVCYLMPSSSPRCAQFPRAQDKVHFYIKLKELRDQMKGLVPSREVEETQYSFNLQLAKEDAKRIAIKEEQVDPEYESCSGLNDNPRQSSNVTN; this comes from the exons AT GTACCAGTCCAGCCAGCAGCATCCACAGCCGCAGCATGTGATGCCATATCACAACATGGGCCATTACGCAGAGGGTCCCAGAGATGAGCCTGTCATGACTGAGCTATCAGTCCACCGGGAGCCACCTCTATACCAGGAACCTTTTTACCAGAACTCTTCCCTAGCTGCAAATCACTACCATGAGCCTGTGTACCAGCAGAACAtcagggagcagcagcagcagcagcatcttaCAGTCCTGCATCAACCTCAACATCAACACATGATCCAGCAGCAGGAGCTGAGTGTCCAGCACCAGCCTCAGCCTGCTGGTCCACCTCAAG CTGTGACACcggtgaagaagaagagaggccGGCCTCCTAAACAGCAGGCGGAGGAGGGCGAGacgcaggaggaggaggacgaggttGAGGCCACCAAGAAGGCGAAGAGGATTCTCAACCGCTTCAACGGCATGTCAGTGGCCGAGGTTATGGCCAGAACCCTGCCAGACGTTATTACCTACAATCTTGACATTTTGATT ATTGGAATTAACCCAGGACTATTGTCAGCCTTCAAAGGACACCATTACCCAAACCCAGGAAACCATTTCT GgaaatgtctgtttctctctggtctgaCTGACGAGCAGCTCAACTACATGCATGATCAGAGCCTGCCGGAGAAATACAGCATCGGCTTCACCAACATGGTGGAGAGGACCACGCCTGGCAGCAAGGACCTCTccag TAAAGAGATTCGTGAAGGAGGTCGACAGTTACTGGAGAAGCTACAGAAATACAAGCCCTTAATAGCAGCCTTTAATGGCAAAG gTATTTATGAAATCTTCTGCAAAGAAACCTTTGGTGTGAAGGCGAAGAATCTGGAGTTTGGTCTGCAGCCCTACAAAATCCCAGAAACTGAAACA GTGTGCTACTTGATGCCCTCATCAAGCCCTCGCTGTGCCCAGTTTCCTCGTGCACAGGATAAGGTGCATTTTTACATCAAGTTAAAGGAGCTGAGAGACCAGATGAAAGGCCTGGTACCAAGCCGTGAGGTGGAAGAGACACAGTACTCCTTCAACTTGCAGCTAGCTAAAG AGGACGCCAAGAGGATTGCAATCAAAGAGGAGCAGGTGGATCCGGAGTATGAAAGCTGTAGTGGTCTGAATGACAACCCCAGGCAAAGCAGCAACGTCACCAACTAA
- the tdg.2 gene encoding G/T mismatch-specific thymine DNA glycosylase isoform X2 — protein sequence MYDRYQSSQQHPQPQHVMPYHNMGHYAEGPRDEPVMTELSVHREPPLYQEPFYQNSSLAANHYHEPVYQQNIREQQQQQHLTVLHQPQHQHMIQQQELSVQHQPQPAGPPQAVTPVKKKRGRPPKQQAEEGETQEEEDEVEATKKAKRILNRFNGMSVAEVMARTLPDVITYNLDILIIGINPGLLSAFKGHHYPNPGNHFWKCLFLSGLTDEQLNYMHDQSLPEKYSIGFTNMVERTTPGSKDLSSKEIREGGRQLLEKLQKYKPLIAAFNGKGIYEIFCKETFGVKAKNLEFGLQPYKIPETETVCYLMPSSSPRCAQFPRAQDKVHFYIKLKELRDQMKGLVPSREVEETQYSFNLQLAKEDAKRIAIKEEQVDPEYESCSGLNDNPRQSSNVTN from the exons ATGTATGACAG GTACCAGTCCAGCCAGCAGCATCCACAGCCGCAGCATGTGATGCCATATCACAACATGGGCCATTACGCAGAGGGTCCCAGAGATGAGCCTGTCATGACTGAGCTATCAGTCCACCGGGAGCCACCTCTATACCAGGAACCTTTTTACCAGAACTCTTCCCTAGCTGCAAATCACTACCATGAGCCTGTGTACCAGCAGAACAtcagggagcagcagcagcagcagcatcttaCAGTCCTGCATCAACCTCAACATCAACACATGATCCAGCAGCAGGAGCTGAGTGTCCAGCACCAGCCTCAGCCTGCTGGTCCACCTCAAG CTGTGACACcggtgaagaagaagagaggccGGCCTCCTAAACAGCAGGCGGAGGAGGGCGAGacgcaggaggaggaggacgaggttGAGGCCACCAAGAAGGCGAAGAGGATTCTCAACCGCTTCAACGGCATGTCAGTGGCCGAGGTTATGGCCAGAACCCTGCCAGACGTTATTACCTACAATCTTGACATTTTGATT ATTGGAATTAACCCAGGACTATTGTCAGCCTTCAAAGGACACCATTACCCAAACCCAGGAAACCATTTCT GgaaatgtctgtttctctctggtctgaCTGACGAGCAGCTCAACTACATGCATGATCAGAGCCTGCCGGAGAAATACAGCATCGGCTTCACCAACATGGTGGAGAGGACCACGCCTGGCAGCAAGGACCTCTccag TAAAGAGATTCGTGAAGGAGGTCGACAGTTACTGGAGAAGCTACAGAAATACAAGCCCTTAATAGCAGCCTTTAATGGCAAAG gTATTTATGAAATCTTCTGCAAAGAAACCTTTGGTGTGAAGGCGAAGAATCTGGAGTTTGGTCTGCAGCCCTACAAAATCCCAGAAACTGAAACA GTGTGCTACTTGATGCCCTCATCAAGCCCTCGCTGTGCCCAGTTTCCTCGTGCACAGGATAAGGTGCATTTTTACATCAAGTTAAAGGAGCTGAGAGACCAGATGAAAGGCCTGGTACCAAGCCGTGAGGTGGAAGAGACACAGTACTCCTTCAACTTGCAGCTAGCTAAAG AGGACGCCAAGAGGATTGCAATCAAAGAGGAGCAGGTGGATCCGGAGTATGAAAGCTGTAGTGGTCTGAATGACAACCCCAGGCAAAGCAGCAACGTCACCAACTAA
- the LOC108889281 gene encoding protein brawnin yields the protein MPAGVSWPRYLRMFSASILAMFAGAQVVHQYYLPDLSIPEIPPKPGELRTELRGYKVREEAATAFQQLKAEQKVD from the exons ATGCCGGCCGGTGTGTCTTGGCCTCGGTACCTGAGGATGTTCAGTGCCAGTATACTGGCCATGTTTGCAGGAGCACAGGTCGTCCACCAGTACTACCTACCTGATCTG AGTATACCAGAGATCCCACCAAAGCCAGGGGAGCTTCGGACAGAACTGCGGGGCTACAAAGTCAGAGAAGAAGCTGCCACTGCATTTCAACAGTTAAAAGCAGAGCAAAAGGTGGACTGA
- the si:dkey-42p14.3 gene encoding EF-hand calcium-binding domain-containing protein 10, which yields MATQREQDAADYLKKHKIMELMDNLTSMLFFYRPEKPREFLIEQLEQLKISQQGGMEGPNLFNNSNLDAVLGILDPTNQRYITFAQYKQALTTLGIKDINECPEGVNEDRISHETFKTEAMQGLQRCSATYEQQ from the exons ATGGCGACGCAGAGGGAGCAGGACGCCGCTGATTatctcaaaaaacacaaaataatggaGCTTATGGACAACCTGACTAGCATGCTCTTCTTTTACAGACCTG AGAAACCCAGAGAGTTTCTTATTGAGCAGCTGGAACAGCTGAAGATTTCTCAGCAGGGTGGCATGGAGGGGCCAAATCTGTTCAACAACTCCAACCTGGATGCAGTCTTGGGGATACTGGACCCCACAAATCAAAGATACATCACTTTTGCGCAATACAAGCAGG CACTGACCACACTGGGCATTAAAGACATCAATGAATGCCCTGAAGGTGTAAATGAAGACAGAATATCCCATGAGACTTTCAAAACAGAAGC gATGCAAGGCCTGCAGAGATGCTCAGCAACATATGAACAGCAGTGa
- the samm50 gene encoding sorting and assembly machinery component 50 homolog A isoform X1, translating into MGTVHARSLDPLPMQGPELGVQADDIEAPEIEQEPKQEVLENKDVVVQRVHVDGLGRTKEDLLTYEIAEVFRAKNLIDVMRKSHEARQKLLRLGIFRKVEVVIDTSRGEDALPNGLDVTFEVTELRRMTGSYNTMVGNNEGSMVLGLKLPNVLGRAEKLTFQFSYGTKETSYGLSFFKPQPGHFERNISLNVYKVTGQFPWSSLRETDRGVSAELSFPVWKTNQTLKWEGVWRELGCLARTASFAVREESGHSLKSSLSHAMVIDTRNSSILPRKGGLLKIHQELAGYTGGDASFLKEDFEIQLNKTLFWDSVLSASLWGGLLLPIGDKPTSIADRFYLGGPTSIRGFSMYSMGPQSEGMAGDYLGGEAYWAGGLHLYTPLPFRPGRGGFGDLFRTHFFLNAGNLCNLNYGEGPQAHLKKLAECIRWSYGLGIVLRLGNIARLELNYCIPMGVQSGDRICDGVQFGAGIRFL; encoded by the exons ATGGGCACCGTCCATGCCCGG AGCCTGGACCCTCTGCCCATGCAAGGGCCAGAGCTGGGAGTTCAAGCAGATGACATCGAGGCCCCAGAGATTGAGCAGGAGCCAAAGCAAGAAGTTCTCGAAAACAAGGAT gttgTGGTTCAACGAGTGCACGTAGATGGGCTCGGAAGAACCAAGGAGGACCTGTTGACTTATGAAATTGCAGAAGTTTTCCGGGCGAAAAACTTAATTGAT GTGATGCGAAAGTCCCATGAAGCCCGACAGAAGCTGCTGCGTCTTGGTATCTTCAGAAAAGTCGAAGTTGTTATCGACACCTCACGAG GTGAGGACGCTCTTCCTAATGGCCTCGACGTGACCTTTGAGGTCACTGAGCTGAGACGGATGACCGGCAGCTACAACACCATGGTTGGGAACAATGAAGGAAGCATG GTACTCGGCCTAAAGTTACCAAATGTATTGGGTCGCGCAGAGAAACTGACCTTCCAGTTCTCCTATGGCACTAAAGAGACATCCTATGGCCTGTCCTTCTTCAAACCCCAACCAGGTCACTTTGAACGCAA tatcTCACTCAACGTGTACAAAGTAACAGGTCAGTTTCCATGGAGTTCACTGAGGGAGACGGATCGAGGCGTCTCTGCAGAACTCAGC TTCCCCGTGTGGAAGACCAACCAAACCCTGAAGTGGGAGGGAGTCTGGAGAGAGCTGGGATGTCTAGCTCGCACTGCCTCGTTTGCCGTCCGGGAGGAGAGTGGCCATTCCCTCAAATCCTCACTTTCG catgcTATGGTCATTGACACCAGAAATTCCTCCATCCTTCCCAGGAAAGGTGGCCTACTGAAGATCCATCAG GAACTTGCTGGATACACTGGGGGGGACGCCAGTTTCCTGAAGGAGGACTTTGAGATCCAGCTCAACAAAACACTCTTCTGGGACTCA GTCCTTTCTGCCTCATTGTGGGGTGGTTTGCTTCTACCCATTGGTGACAAGCCAACAAGCATAGCAGACAG GTTCTATCTAGGCGGCCCCACCAGTATCAGGGGAttcagtatgtacagtatgggCCCACAGAGTGAA GGTATGGCAGGTGACTACCTGGGAGGAGAGGCCTACTGGGCTGGAGGCCTCCACCTCTACACCCCTCTACCCTTCAGACCAGGCAGGGGCGGCTTTGGTGACCTCTTCAGAACACACTTCTTCCTCAATGCCGGAAACCTTTGTAACCTCAACTATG GTGAGGGGCCACAAGCACATTTGAAGAAACTGGCAGAATGTATCCGTTGGTCATACGGGCTGGGCATTGTGCTGCGTTTGGGAAACATTGCCAGGCTGGAGCTGAATTACTGCATTCCCATGGGAGTCCAGAGTGGAGACAG GATATGTGATGGGGTCCAGTTTGGAGCAGGAATCAGATTCCTGTGA
- the samm50 gene encoding sorting and assembly machinery component 50 homolog A isoform X2, protein MGTVHARSLDPLPMQGPELGVQADDIEAPEIEQEPKQEVLENKDVVVQRVHVDGLGRTKEDLLTYEIAEVFRAKNLIDVMRKSHEARQKLLRLGIFRKVEVVIDTSRGEDALPNGLDVTFEVTELRRMTGSYNTMVGNNEGSMVLGLKLPNVLGRAEKLTFQFSYGTKETSYGLSFFKPQPGHFERNISLNVYKVTGQFPWSSLRETDRGVSAELSFPVWKTNQTLKWEGVWRELGCLARTASFAVREESGHSLKSSLSHAMVIDTRNSSILPRKGGLLKIHQELAGYTGGDASFLKEDFEIQLNKTLFWDSVLSASLWGGLLLPIGDKPTSIADRFYLGGPTSIRGFSMYSMGPQSEGDYLGGEAYWAGGLHLYTPLPFRPGRGGFGDLFRTHFFLNAGNLCNLNYGEGPQAHLKKLAECIRWSYGLGIVLRLGNIARLELNYCIPMGVQSGDRICDGVQFGAGIRFL, encoded by the exons ATGGGCACCGTCCATGCCCGG AGCCTGGACCCTCTGCCCATGCAAGGGCCAGAGCTGGGAGTTCAAGCAGATGACATCGAGGCCCCAGAGATTGAGCAGGAGCCAAAGCAAGAAGTTCTCGAAAACAAGGAT gttgTGGTTCAACGAGTGCACGTAGATGGGCTCGGAAGAACCAAGGAGGACCTGTTGACTTATGAAATTGCAGAAGTTTTCCGGGCGAAAAACTTAATTGAT GTGATGCGAAAGTCCCATGAAGCCCGACAGAAGCTGCTGCGTCTTGGTATCTTCAGAAAAGTCGAAGTTGTTATCGACACCTCACGAG GTGAGGACGCTCTTCCTAATGGCCTCGACGTGACCTTTGAGGTCACTGAGCTGAGACGGATGACCGGCAGCTACAACACCATGGTTGGGAACAATGAAGGAAGCATG GTACTCGGCCTAAAGTTACCAAATGTATTGGGTCGCGCAGAGAAACTGACCTTCCAGTTCTCCTATGGCACTAAAGAGACATCCTATGGCCTGTCCTTCTTCAAACCCCAACCAGGTCACTTTGAACGCAA tatcTCACTCAACGTGTACAAAGTAACAGGTCAGTTTCCATGGAGTTCACTGAGGGAGACGGATCGAGGCGTCTCTGCAGAACTCAGC TTCCCCGTGTGGAAGACCAACCAAACCCTGAAGTGGGAGGGAGTCTGGAGAGAGCTGGGATGTCTAGCTCGCACTGCCTCGTTTGCCGTCCGGGAGGAGAGTGGCCATTCCCTCAAATCCTCACTTTCG catgcTATGGTCATTGACACCAGAAATTCCTCCATCCTTCCCAGGAAAGGTGGCCTACTGAAGATCCATCAG GAACTTGCTGGATACACTGGGGGGGACGCCAGTTTCCTGAAGGAGGACTTTGAGATCCAGCTCAACAAAACACTCTTCTGGGACTCA GTCCTTTCTGCCTCATTGTGGGGTGGTTTGCTTCTACCCATTGGTGACAAGCCAACAAGCATAGCAGACAG GTTCTATCTAGGCGGCCCCACCAGTATCAGGGGAttcagtatgtacagtatgggCCCACAGAGTGAAG GTGACTACCTGGGAGGAGAGGCCTACTGGGCTGGAGGCCTCCACCTCTACACCCCTCTACCCTTCAGACCAGGCAGGGGCGGCTTTGGTGACCTCTTCAGAACACACTTCTTCCTCAATGCCGGAAACCTTTGTAACCTCAACTATG GTGAGGGGCCACAAGCACATTTGAAGAAACTGGCAGAATGTATCCGTTGGTCATACGGGCTGGGCATTGTGCTGCGTTTGGGAAACATTGCCAGGCTGGAGCTGAATTACTGCATTCCCATGGGAGTCCAGAGTGGAGACAG GATATGTGATGGGGTCCAGTTTGGAGCAGGAATCAGATTCCTGTGA